In Macrobrachium rosenbergii isolate ZJJX-2024 chromosome 49, ASM4041242v1, whole genome shotgun sequence, the following are encoded in one genomic region:
- the LOC136832228 gene encoding U-scoloptoxin(16)-Er12a — translation MSSAAITFLSLMALVGVSLATVALGPSPVHPDHPGQCWSESQKRSFSDGKNWQEPNCVQVTCTAYKGRLFVQYASCPSVGVPPGCTTTRDLKMPYPSCCPMPSCPEIPTAAELNGPEYDDFTNWINEHYDQQTQME, via the exons ATGTCCTCAGCAGCCATCACGTTCTTGTCCCTCATGGCACTCGTCGGGGTGTCATTGGCAACGGTGGCTCTTGGGCCCTCACCTGTCCATCCAG ACCACCCGGGCCAATGTTGGAGCGAATCGCAGAAGAGGAGTTTCTCCGACGGTAAAAACTGGCAGGAACCCAATTGCGTCCAAGTGACCTGCACAGCCTACAAGGGGAGACTCTTCGTCCAATACGCATC aTGCCCAAGCGTCGGCGTGCCACCCGGCTGCACAACCACCAGGGACTTGAAAATGCCATACCCCAGCTGCTGCCCAATGCCCTCATGCCCTGAGATTCCCACTGCCGCCGAACTGAACGGACCTGAATACGACGACTTCACCAACTGGATCAACGAACATTATGACCAACAGACGCAAATGGAATAG